A region from the Tsuneonella mangrovi genome encodes:
- a CDS encoding alpha/beta hydrolase fold domain-containing protein encodes MSTMPGSSSGISRLAEQQKDVDPEIRKFLDQIAEDGAEFGGRPGLAPAERRLVAEKVRRRWVAGGPTMSSTQELKVGPRETRIRIYRPVEGSEPIPGLVYMHGGGWTIFSLDTHDRLMREYAARASIAVIGIDYSLSPEAKFPRALEEIADVISWIRSEGEQFGLDPGCLATGGDSAGANLALAANLALRDSGRDVVAGMLLNYGAYDMTDRPSHARYDGDNFMLTVAEMADFWSDYLRNSADEANPLARPLLGDLRGLPRAFMCIAECDILADENREMARRLRDSGVPVTERIYKGATHSFLEAMSISRLASNALDDAADWLGTILGTNSA; translated from the coding sequence ATGAGCACGATGCCGGGGAGTTCCAGCGGAATCAGCAGACTAGCCGAACAACAGAAAGATGTTGATCCCGAAATTCGGAAATTTCTCGACCAGATCGCGGAGGATGGTGCCGAATTCGGCGGTCGGCCTGGCCTTGCGCCCGCCGAGCGACGGCTTGTCGCCGAGAAAGTTCGCAGGCGGTGGGTAGCCGGGGGACCAACCATGTCTTCCACCCAAGAGCTTAAAGTTGGTCCTCGGGAAACTCGGATTCGGATTTACCGTCCGGTTGAAGGTAGCGAGCCTATCCCGGGACTAGTTTACATGCACGGCGGCGGGTGGACGATATTCAGCCTCGATACGCACGATCGGCTCATGCGCGAATACGCGGCCCGGGCATCGATCGCTGTGATCGGCATAGATTATAGTCTGTCGCCCGAAGCGAAGTTTCCACGCGCGCTCGAGGAAATCGCTGACGTCATTTCGTGGATAAGGTCCGAGGGTGAGCAGTTCGGACTGGATCCCGGCTGTCTCGCAACCGGTGGTGATTCGGCGGGAGCCAACCTCGCATTGGCGGCAAATCTTGCATTGCGGGATAGCGGAAGAGACGTCGTCGCCGGAATGCTGCTCAACTACGGCGCGTACGACATGACCGATCGCCCTTCGCACGCGCGCTACGATGGCGACAATTTCATGCTGACGGTCGCCGAGATGGCTGACTTTTGGTCAGACTATCTGCGCAACTCGGCTGACGAGGCGAACCCACTTGCGCGCCCGCTTTTAGGTGATCTGCGAGGATTGCCTCGGGCGTTCATGTGCATCGCCGAATGTGACATCCTTGCCGATGAAAATCGGGAAATGGCCAGGCGGCTGCGCGATTCTGGCGTTCCGGTTACCGAAAGAATTTACAAGGGTGCGACGCACAGCTTCCTCGAAGCAATGAGCATCTCCAGGCTTGCGTC
- a CDS encoding AraC family transcriptional regulator, producing MINGNGPIKSFDETTCETRPVVGLEDEYPAGFVDPPHMHSHAQLLYASSGVMSVVVDAESFVIPPQRALWIPAGALHEVSCRGPVSIRTLYFEDALGDLAGSECRVIEISDFLKALILELIRCKDNHDVGGRQERIVELLIDEVRAMPVAPFSAKMPTDYRLLRVCRRILENPADDSDLDDYASLAGMSRRTFTRLFRQETGMGLAVWRQQVRLMEAVSLLAMGQPVTTVAFDVGYESPSAFSAMFHRSFGSSPSHYRPGGSQNPPS from the coding sequence GTGATCAACGGGAACGGGCCAATCAAATCGTTCGATGAAACCACCTGCGAAACGCGCCCCGTTGTCGGCCTCGAAGATGAGTACCCGGCAGGATTTGTTGACCCCCCACACATGCACAGCCACGCGCAACTTCTCTACGCCTCGTCTGGCGTGATGTCGGTCGTTGTCGATGCTGAAAGCTTCGTTATCCCCCCTCAGCGCGCGCTCTGGATTCCTGCGGGCGCATTACACGAGGTGTCATGCAGAGGTCCGGTCTCGATCCGGACGCTTTATTTCGAAGATGCGCTGGGCGACCTCGCGGGAAGCGAGTGCAGGGTCATCGAGATTTCTGACTTTCTCAAGGCGCTTATCCTTGAATTGATACGCTGTAAGGACAACCACGATGTAGGTGGGAGACAAGAGCGTATCGTCGAACTTCTGATCGATGAGGTTCGCGCAATGCCCGTAGCTCCGTTCAGTGCTAAAATGCCTACGGACTATCGTTTGCTCAGGGTGTGCAGGCGGATCCTTGAGAACCCTGCGGATGACAGTGACCTCGATGACTATGCTTCGCTAGCAGGCATGAGCCGGCGAACCTTTACCCGTCTCTTCAGGCAGGAGACAGGCATGGGTCTCGCGGTCTGGCGACAACAGGTCAGGCTGATGGAAGCGGTTTCGCTGCTTGCAATGGGGCAACCAGTTACCACGGTCGCCTTTGATGTGGGCTACGAGAGTCCGAGCGCCTTCAGCGCCATGTTTCATCGCTCATTCGGCTCATCCCCGAGCCACTACAGGCCAGGTGGTTCGCAAAACCCACCCAGCTGA
- a CDS encoding TonB-dependent siderophore receptor, translating into MTLRTSANRIRSTLLVGIAAGAVIAVPAHAQEASDSSAPKTVKTTENGETTIVVVAKNFVPAAAVTATKSDIPLVETPQSVSVVSRDQIDLLNFTDAQQAVRYTAGVFGENYGPDLRFDFFTVRGFTPTQYIDGLAAPASTTISTVGLDLYAFQSLEVLKGPASVLYGSSPPGGIFNETSRRADSQFGGEFEVKGGTDNFKQVASTITGPVSDSVDVRLTGLYRDRDGNPDFTHAKRVMVAPTATFHLGADTQFTPLFYYQYDKVTGGTEGFLPVAGTLESNPNGQLSRKTNSANPDDVYERHQWGAGYNFEHSFGPAFKFVSNLRWSHYKEETPYGVYDSGGFVNTTDSTLANYYKTIYQSNFTYREQVEAFTTDNRIEAKLGSGPIESNFIAGIDYRNIHNVADYGFAGFNETIDLYNPIYVPVEPTLGYTTRYNHQRVKQTGIYAQDQLGIGGFKLLASGRYDWVDSSYLTPYTLVTDPETVNYESSHKFTYRVGATYVTASGIAPYVSYATSFLPQIGTDSNTGNPFEPSTGKQWEAGFKFDGRSLGPGVKIFATAALFDIKQTNVVSTNPSAGPVYGTASGEVEVKGGEFEFVARIHNQLSINGSISYSDSTVLKSNTAAEIGAPLPVTPEYKASLFADYTISKGTLGGLGFGAGVRYTSSSAGSLPGFYNPVVYYGQAATLFDAAVHYDTPSWRFAVNASNLFDKTYVARCSGPAGCVYGASREIIGTVTKKF; encoded by the coding sequence ATGACTCTTCGAACGTCAGCCAACCGAATTCGGTCGACCTTGCTCGTCGGCATAGCGGCGGGTGCGGTCATTGCAGTTCCCGCCCATGCGCAGGAAGCGAGCGACAGCAGCGCGCCGAAGACAGTCAAGACGACCGAGAATGGTGAAACCACGATCGTCGTTGTGGCCAAGAACTTCGTGCCGGCCGCTGCGGTTACGGCTACCAAGTCCGACATCCCTTTGGTCGAGACACCACAGTCCGTTTCGGTCGTCTCACGCGACCAGATCGACCTGCTCAACTTCACCGACGCGCAGCAAGCTGTTCGCTACACAGCAGGCGTATTTGGCGAGAACTATGGGCCGGACCTTCGCTTCGATTTCTTCACGGTTCGAGGCTTCACGCCAACCCAATACATCGATGGCCTGGCAGCACCTGCTTCGACCACGATCTCGACTGTGGGCCTCGACCTTTATGCCTTCCAGTCTCTCGAAGTACTCAAGGGCCCAGCGTCAGTGCTCTATGGCAGCTCACCTCCGGGAGGCATCTTCAACGAGACCAGCCGCCGCGCAGACAGCCAATTTGGCGGCGAGTTCGAGGTCAAGGGCGGCACCGACAACTTCAAGCAAGTTGCTTCCACGATAACCGGTCCGGTCAGCGATTCAGTCGATGTCCGCCTCACCGGCCTCTACCGCGATCGCGACGGCAACCCTGATTTCACTCATGCCAAGCGCGTGATGGTCGCGCCAACGGCGACGTTCCACTTGGGGGCTGATACCCAATTTACCCCGCTGTTCTACTACCAGTACGACAAGGTCACAGGTGGCACCGAGGGATTCCTGCCCGTCGCCGGTACGCTTGAATCCAATCCCAACGGTCAATTGTCGCGCAAGACAAACTCGGCGAATCCCGACGATGTATATGAACGTCATCAGTGGGGGGCAGGTTACAATTTCGAGCACAGTTTCGGTCCAGCATTCAAGTTCGTCTCGAACCTGAGGTGGAGCCATTACAAGGAAGAGACCCCTTACGGAGTCTACGATTCCGGTGGTTTCGTGAACACCACTGACTCGACCTTGGCGAACTATTACAAGACTATCTATCAGTCGAACTTCACCTACCGCGAGCAGGTGGAAGCCTTCACGACAGACAATCGGATCGAAGCGAAGCTCGGCAGTGGCCCGATCGAGAGCAACTTCATTGCCGGCATCGACTATCGCAACATTCACAATGTCGCAGACTATGGATTTGCCGGGTTCAATGAGACGATTGATCTCTACAATCCTATCTACGTCCCGGTCGAACCCACTCTTGGTTACACGACGCGATACAACCACCAACGAGTGAAGCAGACGGGCATCTACGCTCAAGATCAACTTGGAATTGGCGGCTTCAAGCTGCTCGCAAGCGGTCGCTATGACTGGGTCGATAGTTCGTACCTCACGCCTTACACGCTGGTCACCGATCCCGAGACCGTGAATTACGAGTCCTCGCACAAGTTCACGTACCGTGTCGGCGCAACCTACGTCACGGCCTCAGGGATCGCTCCCTACGTGAGCTATGCAACCTCGTTCCTGCCGCAGATCGGCACCGACTCGAATACAGGCAATCCGTTCGAGCCAAGTACTGGGAAGCAGTGGGAAGCCGGGTTCAAATTTGATGGTCGAAGCCTTGGCCCGGGCGTCAAGATCTTCGCGACCGCTGCCCTTTTCGACATCAAGCAGACAAACGTGGTTTCGACCAACCCGTCTGCCGGACCGGTCTACGGGACCGCTTCCGGTGAAGTTGAAGTCAAGGGAGGTGAGTTCGAGTTCGTCGCTCGCATTCACAACCAGCTCTCGATAAACGGGTCCATCAGCTATAGCGACTCTACCGTTCTCAAGAGCAACACTGCGGCTGAGATCGGTGCTCCACTTCCCGTCACACCGGAGTACAAGGCGTCGCTATTTGCTGACTACACAATCAGCAAAGGCACGCTTGGCGGCCTCGGCTTCGGCGCGGGCGTCCGCTACACTAGTTCGAGCGCAGGCAGCCTTCCGGGCTTCTACAACCCAGTTGTCTACTACGGCCAAGCTGCGACACTTTTCGATGCTGCGGTCCACTACGACACGCCCAGTTGGCGATTTGCCGTCAACGCCTCAAACCTCTTTGACAAGACGTACGTAGCGCGCTGCTCGGGACCAGCCGGCTGTGTATATGGTGCAAGTCGCGAGATCATTGGCACGGTGACGAAGAAGTTCTGA
- a CDS encoding site-specific integrase, translating to MKHAPKPENRVTKICPFSAAAIRLLAFTGARLREILNLEWSQVDLALGLVRLPDSKTGAKTIILGAPAIEILCSLQVLRSKAKSARFVIEGKNPAKPRPDLQRPWALVRREAGLSDFRLHDLRHSFASVGVASNLGLPIIGGLLGHADPATTARYAHLAVEPLRAANEGITSQIFEMMNG from the coding sequence ATCAAACACGCGCCGAAGCCAGAAAACAGGGTCACGAAAATCTGTCCGTTTTCCGCGGCGGCCATTCGTCTCCTCGCTTTTACCGGTGCCAGGCTGCGCGAGATTCTAAATCTTGAGTGGTCTCAGGTTGATTTGGCGCTTGGGTTGGTGCGGCTGCCTGATTCGAAGACGGGAGCAAAGACCATCATTCTGGGCGCGCCAGCGATCGAGATTCTATGTTCCCTTCAAGTGCTACGTTCAAAGGCGAAGAGCGCAAGGTTTGTGATCGAAGGAAAGAATCCGGCGAAACCGAGACCAGACTTACAAAGGCCTTGGGCTCTCGTTCGACGAGAAGCGGGTCTGTCGGACTTTCGACTCCATGATCTTCGGCATTCGTTCGCAAGCGTTGGGGTAGCATCAAACCTCGGTCTTCCGATCATTGGAGGACTTCTTGGTCACGCGGACCCGGCGACAACCGCTCGCTATGCGCACCTCGCGGTCGAGCCGCTTCGCGCGGCGAATGAGGGGATCACATCACAGATATTTGAGATGATGAATGGCTAA